A portion of the Suricata suricatta isolate VVHF042 chromosome 11, meerkat_22Aug2017_6uvM2_HiC, whole genome shotgun sequence genome contains these proteins:
- the LOC115306908 gene encoding olfactory receptor 8K5, whose translation MDQQNLTSLMEFILMGVTRQPELQVPLFGVFLIIYTITVVGNLGMIILTQVDSRLHTPMYFFIKHLAFIDLGNSTVICPKTLVNFVVDQNVISYYACATQLAFFLMFIISEFFILSAMAFDRYLAICNPLLYNVIMSQRLCHLLVGIPYLYSTFQALMFTVKIFTLTFCGSNVISHFYCDDVPLLLMLCSNAQEIGLLIILFSAFNLISSLLVVLVSYMLILISIFRMHSAEGRKKAFSTCGSHLTVVVVFYGSLLFMYMQPNSAHSFDTDKMASVFYTLVIPMLNPLIYSLRNKEVKNAFHRVFKNQYKLCI comes from the coding sequence ATGGACCAACAGAATCTAACATCACTGATGGAGTTCATTCTGATGGGAGTCACAAGGCAGCCTGAGCTGCAGGTTCCCCTTTTTGGGGTCTTCCTCATCATCTATACGATCACAGTGGTGGGCAACCTGGGCATGATCATCTTGACCCAGGTGGACTCCCGCCTGCATACACCTATGTATTTCTTTATCAAACATCTGGCTTTCATTGACCTTGGTAATTCTACTGTCATTTGTCCTAAGACGCTGGTAAATTTTGTTGTAGATCAAAATGTCATTTCTTATTATGCATGTGCCACACAGTTGGCTTTCTTCCTTATGTTCATtatcagtgaatttttcattttgtcgGCCATGGCCTTTGACCGCTATTTGGCCATCTGTAACCCTCTGCTCTACAATGTTATCATGTCCCAGAGACTTTGCCACCTGCTGGTGGGCATTCCATACCTCTACAGTACCTTTCAGGCTCTGATGTTCACTGTAAAGATTTTTACATTGACCTTCTGTGGTTCTAATGTCATCAGTCATTTCTATTGTGATGATGTTCCCTTGTTACTTATGCTCTGCTCAAATGCACAAGAAATAGGATTGTTGATCATACtattttcagcatttaatttGATCTCTTCCCTGCTGGTAGTCCTGGTGTCCTACATGCTAATTCTGATATCCATATTTCGAATGCATTCTGCAGAGGGTAGGAAAAAAGCTTTCTCCACATGTGGGTCTCATTTAACAGTGGTGGTTGTGTTCTATGGGTCTCTACTATTTATGTACATGCAGCCCAATTCTGCCCACTCCTTTGATACTGATAAAATGGCTTCTGTGTTTTACACATTAGTGATTCCCATGCTTAACCCCTTGATCTACAGCTTAagaaacaaagaggtaaaaaatgcCTTCCACAGGGTTTTTAAGAATCAGTACAAACTTTGTATCTAA